A single region of the Brachypodium distachyon strain Bd21 chromosome 3, Brachypodium_distachyon_v3.0, whole genome shotgun sequence genome encodes:
- the LOC100826763 gene encoding glyceraldehyde-3-phosphate dehydrogenase GAPCP1, chloroplastic, which translates to MAALSVPLRASAAVLSSSAAGSRAAADPAKVSCVRSTGSSHFGCSFPSIAASSSSARNIQPLRAIATQAPPVVPQYSSGEKTKVGINGFGRIGRLVLRIATSRDDIEVVAVNDPFVDAKYMAYMFKYDSTHGPFKGSIQVVDDSTLEINGKKITITSKRDPAEIPWGNFGADYVVESSGIFTTIEKASVHLKGGAKKVVISAPSADAPMFVVGVNENSYDPKMNVVSNASCTTNCLAPLAKVVHEEFGILEGLMTTVHATTATQKTVDGPSMKDWRGGRGASQNIIPSSTGAAKAVGKVLPELNGKLTGMAFRVPTPNVSVVDLTCRLEKSASYDDVKAAIKAASEGALKGILGYTDEDVVSNDFVGDTRSSIFDANAGMGLSSSFMKLVSWYDNEWGYSNRVLDLIAHMALVTAKH; encoded by the exons ATGGCGGCGCTCTCCGTGCCCCTCCGCGCATCCGCGGCGGTCTTgtcctcgtccgccgccggatcccgcgccgccgccgatcccGCCAAG GTGTCGTGCGTGAGGAGCACGGGCTCATCCCATTTTGGCTGCAGCTTCCCTTCCATCGCTGCTTCCTCTTCGTC TGCAAGGAACATCCAGCCACTTAGAGCGATTGCTACGCAGGCGCCCCCTGTTGTCCCAC AATATTCAAGTGGAGAGAAGACGAAGGTTGGCATCAATG GGTTTGGGCGGATTGGGAGATTGGTTTTGCGAATTGCAACCAGTAGAGATGATATTGAAGTAGTGGCTGTCAATGATCCTTTTGTTGATGCTAAGTACATG GCCTATATGTTCAAGTATGACTCCACACATGGTCCATTTAAAGGATCCATTCAGGTTGTGGATGATTCAACCCTGGAGATCAATGGGAAGAAAATCACAATTACAAGCAAAAG AGATCCTGCAGAGATTCCTTGGGGTAACTTTGGAGCTGATTATGTTGTTGAATCTTCTGGTATTTTTACGACGATCGAGAAAGCATCGGTACACTTGAAG GGTGGTGCTAAGAAAGTGGTGATATCTGCTCCATCAGCAGATGCTCCCATGTTTGTTGTTGGAGTAAATGAGAACAGCTACGATCCCAAGATGAATGTCGTTTCTAATGCAAGTTGTACCACCAATTGTCTTGCTCCTCTCGCCAAG GTTGTCCACGAAGAATTTGGCATTCTTGAGGGTCTCATGACAACTGTTCACGCCACAACAG CCACTCAAAAGACTGTTGATGGTCCTTCAATGAAAGATTGGAGAGGAGGACGTGGTGCTAGTCAAAACATAATTCCTAGCTCCACTGGTGCAGCAAAG GCTGTCGGTAAAGTCCTCCCTGAGCTAAACGGGAAGCTTACTGGCATGGCTTTCCGAGTTCCAACACCAAATGTCTCTGTTGTCGACTTGACTTGCCGGCTCGAGAAAAGTGCCTCCTATGACGATGTGAAAGCAGCCATCAA GGCCGCATCAGAGGGTGCTCTGAAAGGCATCCTAGGCTACACAGATGAGGATGTGGTTTCCAATGATTTTGTTGGTGATACAAG GTCAAGCATATTCGATGCCAATGCTGGCATGGGCCTGAGCTCTTCCTTCATGAAGCTCGTGTCATGGTATGACAATGAGTGGGGCTACAG CAACCGAGTTCTTGATTTGATTGCCCACATGGCTCTCGTCACTGCCAAGCACTGA
- the LOC112271532 gene encoding inter-alpha-trypsin inhibitor heavy chain H2-like translates to MPLPGLKVTHDPWAPRNVGQKGWVGDEVLLVLEAPKVTKMDPRAPVDLVFVLDISGSMGEEDKLVKMKGFLDHVLDNWIKIRHHVGIVTFNDQVNVLCPITRMTADNINTMKGKVKRLSADSGTNIEGGLREAVKLLRNNESSGHGGVIVLLSDGDENIGNAASVDVENIWVETFGYGKQHNAKLLSDISNSSHDGGYNPALEPHALTTAFSPPFFVIGRNVIRDLDLTLEQEPTMDVSNLVDPNSKRKLNRNRKEQITSSAKKVIHIGSLFSEQVYRVTVSWPITGTATAMTVNWTYKDPTAANPNEPIHGTPVVVPPSPSASPATASPPSPRVATSSPPCSFSGGGAREDPSEDTPL, encoded by the exons ATGCCTCTCCCag GATTGAAAGTGACCCATGATCCTTGGGCACCGAGAAACGTGGGGCAAAAAGGCTGGGTCGGAGACGAGGTGCTGCTGGTTCTCGAAGCCCCTAAAGTTACGAAAATGGATCCCAGAGCCCCAGTGGACCTGGTGTTTGTGCTGGACATCAGCGGAAGCATGGGGGAGGAAGATAAGCTCGTGAAGATGAAAGGCTTCCTGGACCATGTCTTGGATAACTGGATCAAAATTCGTCACCACGTCGGCATCGTCACCTTCAATGACCAAGTTAATGTGCTCTGCCCCATTACTCGTATGACTGCTGACAACATTAATACGATGAAGGGCAAGGTCAAACGGCTTAGTGCTGATAGCGGGACCAATATAGAGGGTGGCCTCAGGGAGGCCGTCAAGCTCCTCCGCAACAATGAAAGTTCAGGCCACGGCGGCGTGATCGTTCTCTTGTCCGATGGGGATGAGAACATAGGGAATGCTGCAAGTGTTGATGTGGAGAATATCTGGGTTGAAACGTTTGGTTATGGCAAGCAGCACAATGCAAAG TTGCTCTCAGATATATCAAATTCAAGTCATGATGGCGGGTACAATCCTGCTCTCGAGCCGCACGCACTGACCACGGCGTTCTCCCCGCCCTTCTTCGTCATCGGGAGGAACGTCATCAGGGACCTGGACCTGACTCTGGAGCAGGAGCCAACAATGGACGTCTCCAATTTAGTAGATCCCAACAGCAAGCGCAAGCTCAACCGCAACCGCAAGGAGCAGATCACGTCTAGTGCCAAGAAAGTCATCCATATCGGCTCTCTCTTCAGCGAGCAGGTCTACAGGGTCACTGTTTCTTGGCCGATCACGGGCACTGCAACTGCCATGACAGTCAATTGGACATACAAGGA CCCGACCGCCGCTAATCCAAACGAGCCGATTCATGGGACGCCAGTGGTGGTACCTCCATCGCCGAGCGCCTCCCCAGCCACCGCCTCGCCCCCATCGCCGCGCGTCGccacgagctcgccgccgtgctccttcTCCGGCGGAGGTGCCAGAGAAGATCCTAGCGAAGACACCCCACTATAG